The Pseudomonas parafulva genome includes a window with the following:
- a CDS encoding protein-glutamate methylesterase/protein-glutamine glutaminase: protein MAVKVLVVDDSGFFRRRVSEILSGDSTIQVVGTATNGKEAIDQALALKPDVITMDYEMPMMDGITAVRHIMQRCPTPVLMFSSLTHEGARVTLDALDAGAVDYLPKNFEDISRNPEKVKQMLCEKVHTLSRSNRRMTSYARPAPAPAAASAPTPTTATSAAGPAPVRSAAAPVRPAAAHSPAPKRKPYKLVAIGTSTGGPVALQRVLTQLPGNFPAPIVLVQHMPAAFTKAFAERLDKLCRISVKEAEDGDILRPGLALLAPGGKQMMIDGRGTVKILPGDERLNYKPCVDITFGSAAKSYGDKVLSVVLTGMGADGREGARLLKQAGSTVWAQDEASCVIYGMPMAIVKANLADAVYSLDDIGRHLVEACV, encoded by the coding sequence ATGGCAGTCAAGGTCCTGGTGGTGGATGATTCCGGTTTCTTCCGCCGCCGCGTCTCGGAAATCCTCTCGGGGGACTCGACGATCCAGGTGGTGGGCACTGCAACCAACGGCAAGGAAGCGATCGACCAGGCGCTTGCGCTCAAGCCCGATGTGATCACCATGGACTACGAGATGCCCATGATGGATGGCATCACGGCGGTGCGGCACATCATGCAACGGTGCCCGACGCCTGTGCTGATGTTCTCGTCGCTCACCCATGAAGGTGCTCGGGTCACGCTCGATGCGCTCGATGCCGGGGCGGTAGACTACCTGCCGAAGAATTTCGAAGACATTTCGCGCAACCCCGAGAAGGTCAAGCAGATGCTGTGCGAGAAGGTGCATACCCTGTCGCGTAGCAACCGCCGCATGACCAGTTACGCCCGCCCGGCGCCCGCGCCCGCTGCGGCCTCCGCGCCGACACCCACAACGGCCACGAGCGCTGCAGGGCCGGCCCCGGTGCGAAGCGCCGCCGCGCCCGTCAGGCCAGCCGCTGCGCATTCACCAGCGCCCAAGCGCAAGCCGTACAAGTTGGTGGCCATCGGCACCTCGACTGGGGGGCCGGTGGCCTTGCAGCGGGTGCTGACGCAGTTGCCAGGCAATTTCCCGGCGCCGATCGTGCTCGTTCAGCACATGCCGGCAGCCTTCACCAAAGCCTTTGCAGAACGCCTGGACAAGCTGTGCCGCATCAGCGTCAAGGAAGCCGAAGATGGCGACATCCTGCGTCCCGGGCTTGCGCTGTTGGCGCCCGGCGGCAAGCAGATGATGATCGATGGCCGTGGCACCGTGAAGATTCTGCCCGGTGACGAGCGGCTCAACTACAAGCCCTGCGTGGATATCACCTTCGGCTCGGCAGCCAAGTCCTATGGCGACAAGGTGCTGTCCGTGGTGCTGACCGGCATGGGCGCGGACGGCCGGGAAGGGGCGCGCTTGCTCAAGCAGGCGGGCAGCACGGTGTGGGCACAGGATGAAGCCAGCTGCGTGATCTATGGCATGCCCATGGCGATCGTCAAGGCCAACCTGGCCGATGCGGTGTACAGCCTGGACGATATTGGCCGGCACCTGGTGGAGGCGTGCGTCTGA
- a CDS encoding chemotaxis protein CheA, whose product MSFGADEEILQDFLVEAGEILEQLSEQLVELESRPDDADLLNAIFRGFHTVKGGAGFLQLNELVECCHIAENVFDVLRKGERRVDAELMDVVLEALDAVNGMFAQVRERSEVTPATPELLAALARLAEPGSADAAPAPAAPVPVEPAPVQQAPQATEADITDSEFEQLLDSLDAVKAQAAAAEQMPAEPVSDQGDDITDAEFESLLDQLHGKGQFSAEVTAQPVAAAAEPVSDEITDAEFESLLDQLHGKGTFQADALPAAKAATPVEPAPATTGDDISEQEFEALLDQLHGKGKFNGDVAGVEAPASVQAAATAKVEAPAVSRPAGAAPPAAAPKPAAAPRAPAASADKHAVSEAETTVRVDTARLDEIMNMVGELVLVRNRLVRLGLNSGDEAMSKAVSNLDVVTADLQTAVMKTRMQPIKKVFGRFPRLVRDLARQLKKEINLELVGEETDLDKNLVEALADPLVHLVRNAVDHGVEMPDEREAAGKARTGRVVLSAEQEGDHILLSISDDGKGMDPNVLRVKAVEKGLMDKDAADRLSESDCYNLIFAPGFSTKTEISDVSGRGVGMDVVKTKISQLNGSINIYSAKGQGSKIVIKVPLTLAIMPTLMVMLGNQAFAFPLVNVNEIFHLDLSRTNVVDGQEVVIVRDKALPLFYLKRWLVQGQVHEEQHEGHVVILSVGTQRIGFVVDQLVGQEEVVIKPLGKMLQGTPGMSGATITGDGRIALILDVPSMLKRYAARRI is encoded by the coding sequence ATGAGCTTCGGCGCCGATGAAGAAATCCTTCAGGATTTCCTGGTAGAAGCCGGTGAAATACTTGAGCAATTGTCCGAGCAGCTGGTCGAGCTTGAAAGCCGCCCTGACGATGCCGACTTGCTCAATGCGATTTTTCGCGGTTTCCACACTGTAAAAGGGGGCGCCGGCTTCCTCCAGCTCAATGAGCTGGTGGAGTGCTGCCATATCGCCGAGAACGTGTTCGACGTGCTGCGCAAAGGTGAGCGCCGGGTCGATGCAGAGCTGATGGATGTGGTGCTCGAAGCACTGGATGCCGTCAACGGCATGTTTGCCCAAGTGCGTGAGCGCAGCGAAGTGACCCCGGCCACGCCAGAACTGCTGGCAGCCCTGGCGCGTCTGGCAGAGCCTGGCAGCGCCGACGCGGCCCCGGCCCCGGCGGCGCCCGTGCCGGTTGAGCCCGCGCCTGTGCAGCAGGCGCCGCAAGCGACCGAGGCGGACATCACTGACAGCGAATTCGAGCAGCTGCTCGATTCGCTCGACGCGGTGAAGGCCCAGGCCGCAGCGGCCGAGCAGATGCCTGCCGAGCCCGTCAGCGACCAGGGTGACGACATCACCGATGCCGAATTCGAGTCGCTGCTCGACCAGTTGCATGGCAAAGGCCAGTTCAGTGCCGAAGTGACCGCCCAGCCGGTGGCTGCCGCGGCCGAGCCGGTCAGTGACGAAATCACCGACGCCGAGTTCGAGTCGCTGCTGGACCAGTTGCATGGCAAAGGCACGTTCCAGGCTGATGCCTTGCCCGCAGCCAAGGCTGCGACGCCTGTCGAGCCAGCGCCTGCCACCACGGGCGACGACATCAGCGAACAGGAGTTCGAAGCGTTGCTGGACCAGCTGCATGGCAAGGGCAAGTTCAATGGCGACGTGGCTGGCGTCGAAGCACCTGCCAGTGTTCAGGCCGCAGCCACAGCCAAGGTCGAAGCGCCGGCAGTCAGCCGTCCTGCTGGCGCGGCGCCACCTGCTGCAGCGCCCAAGCCTGCTGCTGCCCCACGGGCGCCGGCGGCGAGCGCCGACAAGCACGCGGTCAGCGAAGCGGAAACGACCGTCAGGGTCGACACCGCGCGCCTGGACGAGATCATGAACATGGTCGGCGAACTGGTGCTGGTGCGTAACCGTCTGGTCCGCCTGGGCCTGAACAGCGGCGATGAAGCCATGTCCAAGGCCGTGTCGAACCTCGATGTGGTCACCGCCGACTTGCAGACGGCGGTGATGAAGACGCGCATGCAGCCGATCAAGAAAGTGTTCGGCCGCTTCCCGCGCCTGGTGCGTGACCTGGCGCGGCAGTTGAAGAAAGAGATCAACCTTGAACTGGTGGGCGAAGAAACCGACCTGGACAAGAACCTGGTCGAGGCGCTGGCCGACCCGCTGGTGCACTTGGTGCGCAATGCCGTGGACCATGGGGTGGAAATGCCCGATGAGCGCGAGGCTGCGGGCAAGGCGCGCACAGGGCGCGTCGTATTGTCTGCCGAGCAGGAGGGTGACCATATCCTGCTGTCGATTTCCGACGACGGCAAAGGTATGGACCCGAACGTGCTGCGTGTCAAGGCCGTGGAAAAGGGCCTGATGGACAAGGACGCCGCCGACCGTTTGAGCGAGTCGGACTGCTACAACCTGATCTTCGCCCCAGGCTTTTCCACCAAGACCGAGATTTCCGACGTCTCTGGGCGGGGCGTGGGCATGGACGTGGTCAAGACCAAGATTTCCCAGCTCAACGGCTCGATCAACATCTACTCGGCCAAGGGGCAGGGCTCGAAGATCGTCATCAAGGTCCCGCTGACCCTGGCGATCATGCCGACCTTGATGGTGATGCTGGGCAACCAGGCGTTCGCCTTCCCGCTGGTCAACGTCAACGAGATCTTCCACCTGGACTTGTCGCGCACCAACGTGGTCGATGGTCAGGAAGTGGTGATCGTACGGGACAAGGCGTTACCGCTGTTCTACCTCAAGCGCTGGCTGGTCCAGGGCCAGGTGCATGAAGAACAGCACGAAGGTCACGTGGTGATCCTGTCGGTCGGCACCCAGCGCATCGGCTTTGTCGTCGATCAACTGGTGGGCCAGGAAGAAGTGGTAATCAAGCCACTGGGCAAGATGTTGCAAGGCACCCCGGGCATGTCCGGGGCCACCATCACCGGCGACGGTCGCATTGCGCTGATCCTCGACGTCCCGAGCATGCTCAAGCGTTACGCCGCGCGGCGTATTTGA